From the genome of Orcinus orca chromosome 5, mOrcOrc1.1, whole genome shotgun sequence, one region includes:
- the LOC101274351 gene encoding LOW QUALITY PROTEIN: R3H domain-containing protein 1-like (The sequence of the model RefSeq protein was modified relative to this genomic sequence to represent the inferred CDS: inserted 1 base in 1 codon; deleted 3 bases in 2 codons; substituted 3 bases at 3 genomic stop codons) translates to MRMSDTVMVKNETEAMKDLEAEVKDTTRVVNLIKSENYGKILAEKNEHCIDNNIDLQGKIQIQLTQSFGKEEKPSKREAEEEKASDKLPRKMLSRDSGQEYTDSTSIGLHEFLVNTLKNNPRDSMMLLKLEQEILDSIGNNESPHKKFHPMTSYHRMLLHRVAAYFGLDHNVDQSGKSVTVNKTSNTRIPDQKFNEHIKDDKGEDFQKXYILKRDNSTFDKDDNQMRIHLKADRRSKSIEEREEEYQRARDRLFSQDLLCSQENYIIDKIIQDEDASSTQQRCQIFRVNKDSSGRATDSHQSSNENELKYSESRPWSSTDSDSSLXNFKPAVTKASSFGGISVLTRGDSSGRSKSIGRLSKTGQPFINPDGNPVVYNSPMTQQPVRTQVPGRPQPPLPPPSPQQQAAQHNFSQQDNHGSQCSHLSLARQPCADGSDPQATMFQSTVVLQYSSLVISQQQPPPPPLPPLPPLPPGQPVPTACYSASGHHVSQPVLQQQGHIQQPSPQMPACYCAPDHYHSSQPQYRPVPSVHYNSHLNQPLPQPAQQTGYQVMPNRQQNYQGIVGVQQPQSQSLVGGQPNSIGKQIQGVVIAYPSVPSFQVSLPQGSQGIAHQTYQQPAMFPNHSNQGSMPTAGMPVYYSIIPPGXQNNLSSSVGYLQHPELEQVQLPRTTSPCNSQQLQGHQCAAVPPPPPGGGMVTMQLSVPNNPQSCAHSPPQWQQNKYYGDHQRGQKCMEFRNRDNIVXGDARYPLLAQPLQYNSPAVPHRHIPAQQGQPGNRHGNRGRKQAKKAASTDLGAGEAVVGKVLEITELPDGITRVEAEKLFGELFKIGTKIWWLWDPQSQAQLHRHLLCCGSGDSTFNPESSKPSDLASMYTVLATFPSISAAQNSLKKQINSVNEFKLRTSKKHYDFHILERASSQ, encoded by the exons ATGAGGATGTCTGATACTGTTATggtaaaaaatgaaactgaagcAATGAAGGATTTGGAGGCAGAAGTGAAAGATACAACCAGAGTTGTAAATCTTATCAAATCAGAAAACTATGGGAAGATTTTGGCAGAGAAGAATGAACATTGCATTGACAACAATATTGATTTGCAGGGGAAAATTCAGATACAGTTAACACAATCATTTGGAAAAGAGGAGAAGCCCTCAAAACGGgaagcagaagaagaaaaagccagTGATAAGTTGCCCAGAAAAATGTTATCAAGAGATTCT GGTCAAGAATACACTGATTCAACCAGCATAGGTCTACATGAATTTTtagtaaatacattaaaaaac aatcccagggaCAGTATGATGCTGTTGAAATTGGAACAAGAAATTTTAGATTCCATTGGTAATAATGAGTCTCCACATAAAAAATTCCACCCAATGACATCTTACCATAGGATGCTATTACACAGAGTTGCTGCTTACTTTGGATTAGACCACAATGTTGATCAGAGTGGGAAGTCTGTCACAGTAAACAAAACTAGCAATACAAGAATACCTGATCAGAAATTTAATGAACATATTAAGGATGATAAAGGTGAAGACTTTCAGAAATGATATATCCTCAAGAGAGATAACTCTACCTTTGACAAAGATGATAACCAGATGAGAATACATTTGAAAGCTGACAGAAGAAGCAAATCtatagaagaaagagaagaagagtaCCAGAGAGCTAGAGACAGACTATTTTCCCAAGATCTCCTGTGTTCCCAAGAGAATTATATTATTGACAAAATAATCCAAGACGAGGATGCTAGTAGCACCCAGCAGAGGTGCCAGATATTTAGAGTTAATAAAGATTCTTCAGGGAGAGCAACAGATAGCCATCAAAGCAGCAATGAGAACGAGTTGAAGTACTCTGAATCACGACCCTGGAGCAGCACAGATTCAGACAGCTCTCTCTGAAACTTCAAGCCTGCAGTAACCAAAGCCAGCAGCTTCGGTGGAATTTCAGTTCTGACAAGAGGTGATAGTTCTGGAAGAAGCAAAAGCATAGGCAGGCTTTCAAAAACAGGTCAGCCCTTCATAAACCCAGATGGGAATCCAGTTGTGTATAATTCTCCTATGACTCAACAACCAGTTAGAACCCAAGTGCCTGGACGTCCACAGccacctctgcctcccccatCACCTCAACAACAAGCAGCTCAGCACAATTTCTCACAGCAGGACAACCATGGGTCTCAGTGTAGCCACCTGAGTCTTGCCCGCCAGCCATGTGCAGATGGTTCTGATCCTCAAGCCACCATGTTCCAGTCCACTGTTGTTCTTCAGTACAGCAGTCTGGTTATATCACAAcagcagcccccccccccaccactgcctcctcttcctcccctaccTCCTGGGCAGCCAGTCCCTACTGCTTGCTATTCTGCCTCTGGTCATCATGTCAGCCAGCCTGTGCTTCAGCAGCAAGGACATATTCAGCAGCCCTCTCCACAGATGCCAGCCTGTTATTGTGCTCCAGACCACTACCACTCCAGTCAACCTCAGTATCGCCCAGTCCCTTCTGTCCATTACAATTCACATCTAAACCAACCACTACCCCAGCCTGCCCAGCAGACAGGTTATCAAGTTATGCCCAACCGGCAGCAAAACTACCAGGGGATAGTTGGAGTTCAGCAACCCCAGAGTCAGAGCCTAGTTGGTGGCCAGCCCAACAGCATTGGAAAACAGATTCAAGGAGTGGTCATTGCCTATCCTTCAGTGCCATCATTTCAGGTTTCACTGCCTCAAGGTTCTCAAGGAATTGCCCATCAGACTTATCAACAGCCTGCTATGTTTCCTAATCATTCTAATCAAGGATCTATGCCTACAGCAGGAATGCCAGTTTACTACAGCATCATTCCACCTGGctaacaaaataatttaagcTCCTCAGTAGGTTACTTGCAACATCCAGAATTAGAACAAGTACAGTTGCCTCGAACTACTTCACCATGCAACTCCCAGCAGCTCCAAGGCCACCAGTGTGCAGCTGTGCCACCTCCACCACCTGGTGGCGGAATGGTGACGATGCAGCTCAGTGTACCAAACAATCCACAATCTTGTGCCCATTCACCCCCACAGTGgcaacaaaacaaatattatGGTGATCACCAGAGAGGACAGAAGTGTATGGAATTTAGAAATAGAGACAATATTG CAGGAGATGCCAGATACCCGTTACTTGCCCAGCCCCTGCAGTACAACTCTCCTGCTGTTCCGCACAGACACATTCCAGCCCAACAGGGTCAGCCTGGCAACAGGCATGGAAACCGAGGAAGGAAACAAGCTAAAAAAGCTGCATCCACCGACCTTGGTGCAGGAGAAGCAGTTGTTGGGAAGGTCTTGGAAATTACTGAACTACCAGATGGAATAACTCGTGTGGAAGCTGAGAAGCTTTTTGGGGAACTCTTTAAAATTGGCACCAAGATCTGGTGGCTTTGGGACCCCCAGTCCCAGGCCCAGCTGCATCGTCACCTCCTCTGCTGTGGCAGTGGGGACAGCACTTTCAACCCCGAAAGCTCTAAACCTAGTGACTTGGCCTCCATGTACACTGTCTTAGCCACATTCCCCTCCATCTCGGCTGCACAGAATTCTCTGAAGAAACAAATTAACTCAGTTAACGAGTTTAAGCTGAGAACGAGCAAGAAGCATTATGACTTTCACATTTTGGAAAGAGCAAGTTCTCAGTAA